Genomic window (Kwoniella botswanensis chromosome 1, complete sequence):
TCTGTCTGATGAAactctcatccacatccacgtcataatcaaattcatcatcatcgtcttggTAGTCTAACGCCGTAAGTTCATCAGTTGGTACATCATGGTATAGTTGCTGTACTTTCGAAGTAGCTGCTTTAGCTGCTAATCTAGATCTTCTTGCTCTAGGTGTAGGTTCACTAGTCGAGGtttcaacctcttcgatAGATTGTCTTCTCTTGATGCCCTTTGCTCTGATCGGGATTGGCTTGACCAActgaggagatgaaggtggatcgaTTAAGGGTATATCATTTGATTGAGCAGCGGGAGGAGAAGGGACATATCGTGATCGGGAAGGTTCAGCAGTAGGTATGATATCAGGAGATGGAATTCGAGATTTAGGCTGAGATATTTTAGGGGGATTGAGTTTGGCTGgtcgagaggaagatgccaatgcagaagcagaaggttTCGGTCTTACTGCTGGAGGAGGTTTGACCTTTCCTTTAGGTAtagatccatcttgatcattgtCCATTTTGCCCATCCTTCTTTGAAGATCATTGAGGAATTGTTCTTTTTGGATTGCTTCCAGGTGCTCAACGGAACTTTCAATGACTTGAGTGTTTTCTGGTGTTAGGAGTAAAGTATCTCTTAAACACTTGACGTTCTGACATACCAACTGGTATTTATTCCTCGAACGTCAGCTTCACCCCTGTTATAGTCAATCTGACCACAAAAGCTGGACGTACCTTGCATCCTAGAGAAGTTTGACCTAGGACCAACCCATTTATCCTCCTATATTCCATCGCCTTCACAGTCCTCCTTCCATCGCTCAACTCCAGCTTCAGCATACTCCTAGGATAAGGTGGTACCTTCCCACTATCAACTTCGTTCTCAttatcttcctcatcatccatccttcttatcAGTGTCTGTCCCGATAACACCTCTGAACGCTGTTCCATCGTATGCTGAATTTGGAATGCCGAATGACCGATCTCCGATACAAGGTGGATCTGGAGTATAGTCGGTCGAGGGAAAAGTACAATCTCATGTAGCTCGGTTTGGGCCGAGGGGAAAGAACGGGAAAGTAAGGTGGATTGAGATAAGTCGGAATAGAGGAATTGGGTATGCTACAAGTTTGTGTTGAACAATATGAGCTAAACACTATAACATCGAGCAGCTGAGTGTAGCTCACCACTTCATCGATGGATACTTGTCTACCTGCATCCGTCAGAGCTTGTACGCAGTCTCGTACCCATGCCTAGGATGCGAGCTTTGAATCAGCGTAAGACTATAAGAaatttgatcaaagatgacTTACCGGATCGACTTCTGGACAGGGGTACGTCCTCCTGAGGAAGGCTACGATGGGCTGAATATCCATCATATCGGGCCTTCATCTGTCGGCTGTTGTATCATGCTATCTCTTGTACTATCCGCTCTCAGGCTCTTAGAATCGGCTTGCTTGAgtttgagaaagaggggaagaggaaaggaaaatACAAAAGACAGACGCGAATTCGTAAGTCAGTTGAAGTGGGGGTTGACGTAATTTCGGACATCACatctatcccatccatcaccacGCGACATACGCACGGACCCACCCACCTCGAGAGACAGGccgaaaagaaggaaatcatcatcatctccaacatcttcttcttcttcatcacctctcatccataccttcatcatctgagcCTTCAATCAGTGTCGGCTCCATAAAGATGATCATCCGACATTTAACAAGAGCTCTGACGAGAGCCACATCACTGCGATCCTCCCGTTTGCAGCCTTTCGTCTTCCCGAGATCGATcgcttctcctcttctgtccTCTCCTACACCCATCCGATTCAACTCCAACACACCTAGACAACCATACAACCCACCTGAAATCAAGCCCAAGCCCACTCAGGAGAAGACAACAGCCGGATCAGCAGAGAGCAGTCAAGGCAAGCCATTGAAAGGTAAGTCCCATTTGCAATACATCccttatatatatatatatcgatGTCTTTTATACAAGTCTTGTATCCTAATcacatccctctcttcttgatTCGTGCAATCACACAGAGAAAGTAGCTCAAGCTTGGTCTACCCCTACTGGATGGTATCCTATCCCTCTCGCACTCGGCGCATTGGTCCTGCTAGTCGTACAGTATCGTAAATCCACGAGAGGAGATATCGAAGTGGAGTATCAGAATGAGGAAGGTGCGGTGATTAGGAAGAATGGTAAGAGGGTGGATGGACCATGGCAGGTGAGTTTGTGCATACTAAAATATATATAGCACCTCGATATGATACAGGCCATACAGTGCTACAAGAAATTCCTTGTCTGTTTTCAGTTTCGATTACAGAATTACCAGCTAATGTGTTATCGTTTCTTTATAGGTCCGAGTCCTTGGCGCACTTCCTCTCCGATCATTATCCCAACTATGGGGATACCTCAACGGCCTAGTCCTACCAGTATGGTTCCGACCTTTCGGTTTCAAGCTTTACGCTACTATATTCGGATGTAATCTGGATGAAGTACCAAAAGATCTGAAAGAATACGAGAGTTTAGGTGATTTCTTTTAtagggagatgaaagagggtCAAAGACCTGTTGCGGATGCTCCGATGGTATGTCATTTTCGCGATTGACAAATAAGCTTTGTCGCAACTGATCTAGCGTTTTCGACATAAGCTGACTTAATTCATCGGACGGGACATAGGTGTCACCAGCGGACGGTCGAGTACTTCATTTCGGTGAGATCGTAGGATCTCGCGTAGAGCAAGTAAAAGGTATAACCTATTCTCTCGAAGCTCTTCTTGgatctgaatcatcattgCATGGAGAAGCCAAGTCTATCCCTAGAAAGGAcaaggaaggaggagaagtggtagatgatgaaaaTTTTGCCAATATCAACGATATACCTTATTCCCTCGCTTCATTGTTAGGTAAAGGAAGTGGATCAGAGAATGTAGAAGATAAATCATTCGACGATTCGACTCTACCTAAAACCAATGAAAAAGAAGTTGACGCCTCTCATCCGCCTCAAGGACACGAACTGGGACACGATGCGAGCGTCGCAGCTAGATTGGGAACTTCAGCTTTGGCCAATCAGACCAACTCTAAAGGTGAATTACCAAGATTAAGCAATGAGAAAAACAAATTATATTTCATGGTGGTTTATCTGGCTCCTGGAGATTATCACAGGTTCCATTCACCGACTACATGGGTGGTTGAACGACGACGACATTTCACCGGCGACTTGTTTAGCGTATCGCCATATATTGCTAATCGGATGCAAGACCTATTCGTATTGAATGAAAGAGTAGCTTTGTTAGGAAGGTGGAAATACGGTTTCTTCTCCATGGTCCCTGTAGGAGCTACCAACGTAGgatccatcaagatcaatttcGATGAAACGCTTCGAACTAATACACGTAAAATcactcatccacctcataCCTATGCTGAGGCTGTATATTCCTCTGCGTCGATATTGAAAGGACAACCGTTATTGGCTGGAGAGGAGATGGGAGGATTCAAGTTGGGAAGTACGATCGTGATGGTCTTTGAAGCTCCGAGAAATTGGAAATTCAACGTGGAAGCTGggcagaaggtgaagatgggtcAGGAGCTGGGTGTTttcgaggaagagaagcaGTGAGGTGGCtcagatggattggaaggttgGGATGTGAGATAATGAACAGTGGAAAGACCGGAACGGAAGAACAATGGAGTGGGATCGCTGAGAAGTTGGACTTGGAAGACAGAATGGAACAGGAGTTAAACTGTACGATGAAGACGTTCAACACGAGACATAAAACAAGTAAATCTGTACAATGATAGAAGTAGATTCTATAATCAGTAGTCCAACCATGCAACACTCAACATGTATTTGTACATGACATGATTGTGCATATGCACATACGTTACTCTACGTTCTGTACTACGATGGTGATTCTACCCTCTTCCTAgtatcatcccattc
Coding sequences:
- a CDS encoding phosphatidylserine decarboxylase, coding for MIIRHLTRALTRATSLRSSRLQPFVFPRSIASPLLSSPTPIRFNSNTPRQPYNPPEIKPKPTQEKTTAGSAESSQGKPLKEKVAQAWSTPTGWYPIPLALGALVLLVVQYRKSTRGDIEVEYQNEEGAVIRKNGKRVDGPWQVRVLGALPLRSLSQLWGYLNGLVLPVWFRPFGFKLYATIFGCNLDEVPKDLKEYESLGDFFYREMKEGQRPVADAPMVSPADGRVLHFGEIVGSRVEQVKGITYSLEALLGSESSLHGEAKSIPRKDKEGGEVVDDENFANINDIPYSLASLLGKGSGSENVEDKSFDDSTLPKTNEKEVDASHPPQGHELGHDASVAARLGTSALANQTNSKGELPRLSNEKNKLYFMVVYLAPGDYHRFHSPTTWVVERRRHFTGDLFSVSPYIANRMQDLFVLNERVALLGRWKYGFFSMVPVGATNVGSIKINFDETLRTNTRKITHPPHTYAEAVYSSASILKGQPLLAGEEMGGFKLGSTIVMVFEAPRNWKFNVEAGQKVKMGQELGVFEEEKQ